In Sphingobacterium sp. SRCM116780, the genomic stretch ATAGGTAAATGCTCAAAAAGTAATTCTAAATTTGGGTATTGACCTTCGCGATCATTAAAATAGCGAATAATAGCATATACTGTTTTTAAAGAAAGGAGAACACGATAAAACTCTTCTTCCATTAAAAAAGCACCTTCGACTTTAGCCTTTTCGACTAAAGCTCGAATGGGATAAAGATGATCCACGGGTAGTGCATCGTCACTAGTCAAAAGATCTTTAAATTCATTTGTTTGACGCAAAAACTTATCAATTTGGTCAAATCGAGTTTGTGGTTGTATTTTATCAACCAAATTACGCCCCGACTCACTGATGCATTTCTGCTTTATCAATTCCTTAATCTCGGCAAAACCGAGCTTATCACTTGCGTTATTAGGATAAATCATTTTTTTATTCTTGTTAATTAACTGGTTTTGGATGTAGAACATCCTTTTTCAATCTGGATTTTCCATCCAATAAAATCGGAGGTTTTTCCGGATTTTTAACCTCCTTACTTTCACTTGTAACTGGCACTTCAGTTGGTACCTTTTGCGTTCCCACTGTCGAAGTATGTCCAGCACTTGTGGAGGGTGTTGCTACAGGCACTGCTGCAGGATTCACCCCAACAGGAGAAGGTGCTGTCTGTCTTGCTTTTTCTAATATATAAGTTTCCAGATTATAGCCTCCTTTCAGTCCTGTTTTTTCAAAAAAATCATGTGCTGAATTTTTATAATTCAACCGGATACTATCGGGCTTATAATGCAAAATCATATTCTTTTGCATCTCATAAAGTGCTATAAAATTATTAATACGAGTCATGCTATCCTGATAACGTACATTTCGAATGGAATCTCTAGCACGTATTGAATCCATTTTCGCTTTGTCTATCTTCATGTACCCCTCATTCATCTTTTTAAGATTACTACCCACTTCTTCATAAATTTTAGTCATCGCTTCAGCATCACTGGCATAATAGGCTAAATTCTTTTTAAAAGTGGTCGAGTCGAGATCATATTTCTTGAAAGTATGATCATACAAAGGGAAAATAACTTTTTTCGCACTATCTGTATTAATCGTTGATAAATATGAATCAGTCAAATAAATCTCCGTTAAGACCTTTACAAAATCTTTTTTCGAGATAATATCTTTCTCATTTGCACCTTTACAAGAAACAAATAAAAAAATCAAAGCAAGTACATTCAGTATTAATCGTTGCATTTCGTAATTTTGTACAAATTTATAAAAAGGGCTGGCATTTGGCTCTTTGAATTCTTAAATATACAATTATCATGAGTATTGCAAGTAATCTTGAAGCGATTAATTTAGAAGTTAAAGCCCTGGGCATTCAGCTAGTCGCCGTATCCAAAACAAAACCAAATGAAGATATCATGGAAGCCTATGAAGCTGGACAACGGGTTTTCGGTGAAAATATGGTTCAGGAACTTGTTGAGAAATACGAAGCTTTACCAAAAGACATTGAATGGCACCTGATTGGTCATCTTCAATCTAATAAAGTAAAATATATTGCCCCTTTTATCACATTGATCCATTCTGTTGATTCGTTGAAACTAGTAAAAGAAATCAATAAATATGCTGCCAAAAACGATCGTATTATCGATTGTTTACTTCAGGTTCATATTGCTGAAGAGGACACGAAGTTTGGCTTTGATCATGCAGAATTAGTTGAAATGTTACGTGATGAAGAATTCTTAACATTAAAAAATATTCGTATACGCGGGCTGATGGGAATTGCGTCCAACATTGAAAAAGAAAAGGAAATTAAGGAAGAATTTTATGAATTAAAATCTTTATATGATGGTATTAAAGCAAGTTTCTATCGCAAAGATGACCATTTTGACACGTTATCGATGGGTATGTCTTCGGATTATAAATTGGCGATAGAAAAGGGTTCCACGATGATCCGACTGGGAAGTACTATTTTTGGAAAACGTGTCATTAAACATGTTAAAAACAATGACTAAAGCAACGATTAGAAAGGCAGTTGAAGCGGATTGCTCAGCGATGCTAGAACTGATTCAGGAGTTAGCAGTTTTCGAAAATGCACCTGATGAAGTGACTGTCTCGATGGATGAATTCATATCTGCTGGTTTTGGAAAAAATCCTGTCTGGGGGGCTTTTGTTGCAGAATTTAATGGGAAAATTGTAGGAATTTCGTTATATTACCTTCGTTATTCCACCTGGAAAGGAAGAAGGCTTTATCTGGAGGATCTTATTGTGACAGAAAGTATGCGAGGTTACGGAATTGGTAAACAACTTTTCGAAGAAACGCTAAATTTTGGCAAATCACAAGGATATCATGGAATGGTTTGGCAGGTATTGGATTGGAATGAGCCTGCTATTCAGTTCTATAAAAAATATAAAGCCGACTTTGATGAAGAATGGATTAATGTATCAATCACCTATTAATTAAGAGAAAAGGACGGTTAAATTAAATGAGACTAAAGTACTATTTAAACCTTTGTATTATTTTATCTGCATGCATTGGCACTTCATGTACCAATGGAAACAAAGTAAAAATGCAAAAAGTGGTGAATGCGGACACGCTTCATTATGAAATGAAGGAGTTACATGAGTACAGTCGATTTTTTGTAAAAGAAGGTCAAAAAATAGATACCACCTATTTTAAAGCACAATATCCACAATTTAAAGACACTGTTATTAACAATTTACTCCAAACATCCATCAATTTAGAAGGTGATTCGCAAATGGTTACTTCTGCTAAGCGATTTGTAAATGCCTATGATGAATATGTGGAGGAAAACAATGGCAATTCCACAGCAACTTGGTTTCGAGATCTTCAAGCAAAAGTATATCAAAACACATCCAAATTCATCAGTATAGAAACTAGTCAAACTGAATATACTGGTGGTGCACATGGTGATCATTTTACATTATTTAGTCATTTTGACACCCATACAGATCAAAAAATAACATTAAATGATATTGTAAATAAGGAA encodes the following:
- a CDS encoding DUF4296 domain-containing protein; translated protein: MQRLILNVLALIFLFVSCKGANEKDIISKKDFVKVLTEIYLTDSYLSTINTDSAKKVIFPLYDHTFKKYDLDSTTFKKNLAYYASDAEAMTKIYEEVGSNLKKMNEGYMKIDKAKMDSIRARDSIRNVRYQDSMTRINNFIALYEMQKNMILHYKPDSIRLNYKNSAHDFFEKTGLKGGYNLETYILEKARQTAPSPVGVNPAAVPVATPSTSAGHTSTVGTQKVPTEVPVTSESKEVKNPEKPPILLDGKSRLKKDVLHPKPVN
- a CDS encoding YggS family pyridoxal phosphate-dependent enzyme codes for the protein MSIASNLEAINLEVKALGIQLVAVSKTKPNEDIMEAYEAGQRVFGENMVQELVEKYEALPKDIEWHLIGHLQSNKVKYIAPFITLIHSVDSLKLVKEINKYAAKNDRIIDCLLQVHIAEEDTKFGFDHAELVEMLRDEEFLTLKNIRIRGLMGIASNIEKEKEIKEEFYELKSLYDGIKASFYRKDDHFDTLSMGMSSDYKLAIEKGSTMIRLGSTIFGKRVIKHVKNND
- a CDS encoding GNAT family N-acetyltransferase produces the protein MLKTMTKATIRKAVEADCSAMLELIQELAVFENAPDEVTVSMDEFISAGFGKNPVWGAFVAEFNGKIVGISLYYLRYSTWKGRRLYLEDLIVTESMRGYGIGKQLFEETLNFGKSQGYHGMVWQVLDWNEPAIQFYKKYKADFDEEWINVSITY
- a CDS encoding DUF3298 and DUF4163 domain-containing protein, translating into MQKVVNADTLHYEMKELHEYSRFFVKEGQKIDTTYFKAQYPQFKDTVINNLLQTSINLEGDSQMVTSAKRFVNAYDEYVEENNGNSTATWFRDLQAKVYQNTSKFISIETSQTEYTGGAHGDHFTLFSHFDTHTDQKITLNDIVNKENQKELIKIAERYFRKLEKLSDTESLNDKFFFEAGNFTLADNFALNKDGLLFYYNVYEIKSYAEGNTALKVPYKDIKHLISAKGLEYINSIN